A region of Leishmania panamensis strain MHOM/PA/94/PSC-1 chromosome 33 sequence DNA encodes the following proteins:
- a CDS encoding hypothetical protein (TriTrypDB/GeneDB-style sysID: LpmP.33.3130), which yields MYQQQQGAAYAVDGAAKLKGPGMCTGGGVGAMNASFGGGAYCSGYNGAAAFDGGRMYGAGQSSMYGSGSMYGQPGPGSMMGDMNGEIIVTKLFSSRRDLDRLASAQDFSRRFDSNWGSYCLAGANGYGVNSAAGGSLIDFSERLSGSSMNNCGMGAIGMGPDGTDGRGVDKKMASAEKSTVQKDAAGERGKFSLNRRQSGVATTDASKPSSKPMQSAMKPNSTADQNGSAQPASSQSATEANTKSDESKDTFVGPADKKPKLSTQQATERKPLPASTNVRGMAAPQMAKECAGAGAKRISAQETKPHTAEPIDDIPLLVEDVRPKLNTADPKAEPERPTPKQAPATSKTPTSTPAEVPNEALEAAHAVDVGSATIGAKSSTANGEGHHARPRSRPPTRPVSRLTSMSVVDFPEAEEVNDEMVHGGLHDPEKEAKEAAFRAEERREREAAARAARDERQRQRQLMEDAQKQREEEAQRRRQQKEEEARKRKDTLTKMDEAQKRERDAAISARVRQHEEEKRRFEDMKRAEDEKEAARAAALIAERQSHSEAQKEAQKPARSASRQSSRRPNSRPASRLRGAIPEQPPDLVAGQMKDTLVDEALGKPMHPYNEGRDSHASQAQRPAHTSRKAEPLAERRCVSVSPGDTKRAPPTPPRIRAEDAARSQRSQSPPPNVALHPEQPQKQSTAADVVVGEVPSNDASPASPSSNLTPQSQVSKNSRHSQPKEDKSSLSASKSGAARHANMVKTLVLVEEVRDSNHALTVTDNSVSYKGQTIEVTEVKTRQEDNFNYHSSVVHDVREAVCSGYNAAVLAVDAPNTAGRFDSPVWSILNRIVRTLLHENSNGAGELRPDFELTCAMGYLFKDKVKDLLPGTGLEAPFTKIGVNPSPIYGPRLTNLTYEAVTDSAAFEDVLTTTLSRASEDATVQSLAEGVVAAFVLIMQTRETDGKPDVYLSSLVVATAGADTFPYQSAISHTRNEYATVFHLVLGGPSCTCFMLNIADDDDATRKPGESEGSVQEGIERVLALLQSMATLQNYDLRSGSVKRFIKYVELSRTNAQARLEKEEDEVQCRKVERYLREQERLLQDAYRLLQDANINCGEGA from the coding sequence ATgtaccaacagcagcagggcgcGGCATACGCTGTCGATGGCGCAGCGAAGCTCAAGGGCCCGGGCATGtgcactggcggcggcgtcggtgctATGAACGCCAGctttggcggcggtgcctaCTGCAGCGGCTacaacggtgccgctgcattTGACGGTGGCCGAATGTACGGCGCTGGTCAGAGCAGCATGTatggcagtggcagcatgTACGGCCAGCCCGGTCCAGGGTCGATGATGGGTGATATGAATGGGGAGATCATTGTCACGAAGCTCTTCTCCAGCCGGCGAGACCTCGACCGCCTTGCCTCTGCGCAGGACTTCTCACGTCGATTTGACTCCAACTGGGGAAGTTACTGCCTTGCCGGCGCGAACGGCTACGGCGTGAACAGCGCGGCTGGCGGTTCCCTCATAGACTTCAGTGAGAGGCTTAGTGGATCATCCATGAACAACTGCGGAATGGGGGCCATTGGCATGGGTCCGGACGGCACCGACGGCCGCGGCGTCGACAAGAAGATGGCGTCAGCGGAGAAGTCCACCGTGCAGAAGGATGCAGCAGGTGAGCGGGGCAAGTTCTCTCTCAACCGCCGACAAAGTGGAGTGGCGACGACGGATGCATCTAAGCCGTCTTCCAAGCCGATGCAAAGCGCAATGAAGCCGAACAGCACTGCGGATCAAAACGGCAGTGCGCAGCCCGCCTCAAGCCAGTCGGCAACCGAAGCAAACACCAAGAGCGATGAGAGCAAAGACACGTTCGTCGGTCCGGCTGACAAGAAGCCCAAGCTCAGCACGCAGCAGGCGACCGAAAGGAAACCACTGCCGGCGAGTACCAATGTCCGCGGCATGGCGGCTCCACAGATGGCGAAAGAGTgtgcaggtgcaggtgcgAAGAGAATCAGTGCGCAGGAAACGAAGCCGCACACCGCTGAGCCAATTGATGATATTCCACTCCTGGTCGAGGACGTTCGACCGAAGTTGAATACGGCTGACCCCAAGGCGGAGCCGGAGCGACCGACGCCGAAGCAGGCGCCGGCCACCTCGAAGACGCCGACGTCAACGCCGGCTGAGGTGCCAAACGAGGCTCTTGAGGCTGCCCATGCCGTGGATGTCGGCTCGGCTACCATCGGAGCAAAAAGCTCCACCGCTAACGGCGAGGGCCACcacgcacgcccacgcaGCCGCCCGCCAACGCGTCCCGTCAGTCGTCTCACTTCGATGAGTGTTGTGGACTTCccagaggcagaggaggtgaaTGATGAGATGGTTCACGGCGGCCTCCACGACCCGGAgaaggaagcaaaagaggCGGCTTTCCGTGCCGAGGAGCGCCGCGAGCGTGAGGCCGCCGCCCGTGCGGCTCGCGATGAGCGCCAGCGTCAGCGCCAACTGATGGAAGATGCGCAGAAACAgcgcgaggaagaggcgcagagaaggcggcagcagaaggaggaggaggcgcgcaaGCGGAAGGATACGCTGACGAAGATGGACGAGGCGCAAAAGCGCGAGCGAGACGCCGCCATAtccgcgcgcgtgcgccagcacgaagaagagaagcgccgCTTTGAGGATATGAAGCGCGCCGAGGATGAGAAAGAAGCCGcccgtgccgctgccctgATAGCCGAGCGACAGAGCCACTCTGAAGCGCAGAAGGAGGCGCAGAAGCCGGCGCGCAGCGCTTCACGCCAGTCCAGTCGACGCCCTAACAGTCGCCCTGCCTCACGGCTGCGTGGTGCAATCCCTGAGCAGCCACCGGATTTGGTGGCTGGGCAGATGAAGGACACACTAGTGGACGAGGCGCTGGGCAAGCCGATGCACCCCTACAACGAGGGTCGTGATTCTCATGCCTCGCAAGCGCAACGTCCGGCCCACACCAGTCGCAAGGCAGAGCCTCTGGCGGAGAGGCGGTGCGTATCTGTGTCGCCGGGGGATACGAAGCGCGCGCCACCGACCCCGCCCAGAATCCGGGCAGAAGATGCCGCTCGATCGCAGCGCTCTcagtcgccgccgccgaatGTGGCCCTCCATCcggagcagccgcagaaacAGTCGACAGCGGCAGACGTAGTGGTGGGAGAGGTGCCAAGCAACGACGCCTCGCCTGCATCACCAAGCTCAAACCTGACACCGCAGTCGCAGGTGTCCAAGAACTCGCGTCACTCTCAGCCGAAGGAGGATAAGTCATCATTGTCAGCGAGcaagagcggcgccgcacgCCACGCAAACATGGTCAAGACACTGGTGCTCGTGGAGGAAGTGCGAGACAGCAACCACGCCTTGACAGTGACAGACAACTCTGTCAGCTACAAAGGGCAGACCATTGAGGTGACAGAAGTGAAGACGCGCCAAGAGGACAATTTCAACTACCACTCCAGCGTCGTCCACGACGTCCGCGAGGCGGTGTGCAGTGGCTACAATGCGGCGGTGCTCGCTGTGGATGCTCCAAACACCGCCGGCCGCTTCGACTCACCTGTCTGGTCTATCCTCAACCGCATTGTCCGCACACTACTGCACGAGaacagcaacggcgccggTGAGCTGCGCCCCGACTTTGAGCTGACGTGCGCCATGGGGTACCTCTTCAAGGACAAGGTGAAGGACCTGCTGCCGGGCACGGGGCTGGAGGCGCCGTTCACAAAGATCGGCGTGAACCCGTCGCCCATCTACGGTCCGCGTCTGACAAACCTTACCTACGAGGCCGTCACCGACTCCGCCGCGTTCGAGGATGTCCTCACCACTACGCTCTCGCGTGCCTCAGAGGACGCGACGGTGCAGAGTCTGGCGGAGGGTGTCGTGGCCGCCTTTGTGCTCATCATGCAGACCCGCGAGACCGACGGCAAGCCGGACGTCTATCTTTCGTCCCTCGTAGTGGCCACAGCCGGTGCCGACACCTTTCCATACCAGTCTGCCATCTCACACACTCGCAACGAGTACGCGACGGTGTTCCACCTGGTCCTCGGTGGTCCCAGCTGTACGTGCTTCATGCTGAACAtcgctgacgacgacgatgccaCCCGCAAGCCAGGTGAGTCAGAGGGCTCTGTACAGGAGGGGATTGAGCGTGTGCTagcactgctgcagagcATGGCCACGCTGCAGAACTACGACTTGCGCAGCGGCTCTGTGAAGCGCTTCATTAAGTACGTTGAGTTGTCCCGCACAAACGCGCAGGCGCGGCtagaaaaggaagaggatgAAGTGCAGTGCCGCAAGGTGGAGCGCTACCTCCGTGAGCAGGAGCGTCTTCTGCAGGACGCCTACCGTCTGCTGCAAGATGCGAACATCAACTGTGGCGAGGGTGCCTAA
- a CDS encoding hypothetical protein (TriTrypDB/GeneDB-style sysID: LpmP.33.3110), producing MQMQGNVHPQQMEWLMQQQQQQQQHPQCISQPFAPRAYHLEPMNALQQRQQCGGAQGMMVGQQAGGSVAGGGLPAYGPGPMVRDMQNGYMNPLPAGAARSGAYGTHGVPGNNPMGHGVAGYAAGMGGTGTSQNGNPHNFTAGFAGDTSGWNTINFNSIFNNVVDPQVQRAVAAQDDGKPLLFPPGHLLAQYPPEYQQQLVFYYRLLRLQYPELYQQYVDYYQMYYEPLYYPAPVPPPKDDLRVKEPQKQQLPPPQISMPPHQPVSPQPVYYPPPVEQPKPQSNLPRTASNLSGGQTLQSSLRRQNSMRRNEVNQLKNEGGLKRLPSMRQR from the coding sequence ATGCAGATGCAAGGCAATGTCCATCCTCAGCAGATGGAATGGCTCatgcagcaacaacagcagcagcagcaacacccacAGTGCATTTCACAGCCATTCGCGCCGCGTGCCTACCACCTAGAGCCCATGAACGCCCTGCAGCAGAGACAGCagtgcggtggcgcgcagGGAATGATGGTGGGACAGCAGGCTGGTGGCAGCGTGGCGGGCGGAGGCCTGCCAGCGTACGGCCCGGGGCCTATGGTAAGGGATATGCAAAACGGATACATGAACCCGCTGCCAGCGGGTGCCGCTAGAAGCGGTGCTTACGGAACGCATGGTGTGCCTGGTAATAATCCAATGGGGCATGGCGTGGCGGGCTACGCGGCGGGGATGGGGGGAACGGGCACTTCGCAAAATGGCAATCCCCATAATTTCACTGCCGGCTTTGCTGGTGACACTTCTGGGTGGAACACCATCAACTTCAACAGCATCTTCAACAACGTAGTCGATCCACAGGTGCAGCgagctgtggcggcgcaggacGATGGTAAACCGCTGCTGTTCCCTCCTGGGCACCTTCTTGCGCAGTATCCACCCGagtaccagcagcagctcgtcttCTACTACCGCCTGCTTCGCTTGCAGTATCCAGAGCTGTATCAGCAGTATGTGGACTACTACCAGATGTACTATGAGCCACTCTACTACCCCGCCCCAGTGCCGCCCCCAAAGGACGATCTCCGCGTCAAAGAACctcagaagcagcagctaccgccgccacagATCAGTATGCCACCACATCAGCCAGTCAGTCCTCAGCCGGTGTATTATCCGCCGCCCGTAGAGCAACCCAAGCCCCAGAGTAACTTGCCTCGCACTGCATCGAACCTCAGCGGAGGGCAGACACTGCAGAgctcgctgcggcggcagaacTCAATGCGCCGAAATGAGGTCAACCAGCTTAAAAACGAGGGCGGTCTCAAGCGGCTGCCGAGTATGCGGCAACGCTAG
- a CDS encoding hypothetical protein (TriTrypDB/GeneDB-style sysID: LpmP.33.3120) codes for MGRRKPTQPVETEVMQRHQSACKRRGSFTACNTGPNQNKNSGNQEPSGGGGDLAREHNSHLSRNRLKNGTSFRRLPQDQGSGGPAPYTSFNFVSPPQQHQQQPQQPQRQPHQQQQQPHQQQYFHQPSPQSYDKYSSQPTQNAQGQPYLPYGGNYESLPPQQLIHLRNLPPLPHVTTPQGPMAPPPLYLFAMQGCPLAPGMPPQQQRQRCEPPGSSNRAVPPQHYAVSGNAMPSALQPTLARRPSFIATKGRTVNIAPNAVPPTVVDPRAGTTDGTRLTRAHSILKHTSSFKKQAHPTSEVAKVGQKELTMDQRLHEREQERQRLQQEMQARMASEQSAREQRLRELEHRKVPQNVVPESLANTSPCVQAGLPNPGFHSGDSVSESCRVPASKPVPSSQLPTSVQSLPGRPTGSVPFSKALQRHPVSKLVARSPASGESPGMAALVEGHSKLPASDGADNLTMLDPKGNGRVAASGGGAAAVVAKSKGPARGASATATAEAPAVAMQQLWHCCLSLALYEIPLRCRKTVKNDEEHIDDSKFPVRLFGSTLRVTDAVKQTSTEYQLDEVVTHRRGSTNVESNLLEKVGEVLIEGYSASVLSLDSKGLCKSTSAFDSAAWLAKQRLLMNVLRRVKGMQSVYSERVGSGDFFEAAFSFAIVKKVSSQQAAEWNITSVATAQRTYGVVDLLQPEPTVVQFKMDGCLLFGHRIAGVEYRALRSEAEFKTVLTSAQVNANIVLGRLADAVAADPDNEAAANEQESVLQVITCVLTHRKTGPVSLQEQMVEPAEAVYKREAERDVMSSDDEDDTDLPTVFRSHNVPSGCSDIIMNCLTCIGAQQSHGLWAAALERNQRIVPTALFETAFGGPAYTVILASIDPTKVESAAALDTQSAMSLKLHRRPLNGSARRFIQCSKYVTVALQTKLSGTIPPSDAQQRDLKAEIHKRAMGLDSLGKMLSSLETNGFRVSGTTSFAQVHRAEACARKS; via the coding sequence ATGGGGCGACGGAAACCTACGCAACCCGTGGAAACGGAGGTgatgcagcggcaccagAGCGCGTGCAAGCGACGCGGATCCTTTACTGCATGCAACACAGGCCCTAACCAAAACAAGAACAGTGGCAACCAAGAACctagcggtggtggtggcgaccTGGCTCGTGAGCACAATAGCCACCTCAGTCGCAACAGGCTCAAGAATGGCACCTCCTTCCGCCGTCTTCCTCAGGACCAGGGTAGCGGCGGTCCGGCACCCTATACAAGCTTTAACTTTGTCTCACCACcccagcagcatcagcagcaaccgcagcaACCGCAACGGCAaccgcatcagcagcagcagcaaccgcaTCAGCAACAGTACTTCCATCAGCCGTCACCACAGTCGTATGACAAGTATTCGAGCCAGCCCACACAGAATGCCCAGGGGCAGCCATACTTGCCGTACGGTGGCAACTACGAGTCGCtcccgccgcagcagcttaTCCATCTTCGCAATCTACCACCGCTTCCTCACGTAACGACTCCTCAAGGTCcgatggcgccgccacctctgtATCTGTTTGCCATGCAAGGCTGCCCCCTTGCGCCCGGCatgccaccacagcagcagcgacagcgttgTGAGCCGCCAGGCAGCAGTAATAGAGCCGTGCCTCCGCAGCACTATGCGGTGAGCGGCAACGCCATGCCTTCTGCACTGCAGCCGACGCTGGCAAGACGACCATCGTTTATTGCGACGAAGGGCAGAACGGTAAACATAGCCCCCAACGCAGTACCGCCGACTGTAGTCGATCCACGAGCAGGAACCACTGATGGTACTCGCTTGACCCGTGCGCACAGCATCCTCAAACACACCTCCAGCTTCAAGAAGCAGGCGCATCCCACTTCAGAGGTCGCCAAGGTGGGCCAGAAAGAGCTCACCATGGACCAGCGACTTCATGAGCGGGaacaagagcggcagcggttgcAACAGGAGATGCAGGCCCGCATGGCTTCCGAGCAGTCTgcacgagagcagcggcttCGTGAGTTGGAGCACCGTAAAGTGCCGCAGAACGTCGTACCAGAGTCGTTGGCGAATACCTCTCCATGCGTGCAGGCGGGACTGCCGAATCCGGGTTTTCACAGTGGGGACAGCGTCTCGGAGAGTTGCCGAGTGCCGGCCTCCAAGCCCGTTCCTTCGTCCCAGCTGCCGACTTCGGTTCAGTCGCTGCCGGGTCGCCCAACAGGGAGCGTGCCGTTCTCTAAGGCGTTGCAGAGGCATCCGGTGTCTAAATTGGTCGCCAGGTCGCCTGCCAGCGGAGAAAGCCCTGGCATGGCGGCGCTCGTAGAAGGCCACAGCAAGTTGCCCGCTTCTGACGGAGCAGATAACCTCACGATGCTCGACCCCAAAGGCAATGGCAGGGTGGCGGCGTCGGGTGGTGGGGCCGCAGCCGTGGTGGCGAAAAGTAAAGGCCCTGCTCGGGGTGCCAGCGCTACCGCTACTGCGGAGgcaccggcggtggcgatgcagcagctctggcactgctgcctgTCCCTCGCCCTGTATGAGAttccgctgcgctgcaggaagACGGTGAAGAACGACGAGGAACATATCGATGACTCGAAGTTCCCTGTGCGACTCTTTGGTAGCACGCTACGCGTCACCGACGCAGTGAAGCAGACGTCGACTGAGTACCAACTCGATGAGGTCGTCACGCATCGACGAGGTTCTACCAATGTAGAGTCGAACCTTCTCGAGAAGGTAGGCGAGGTGCTCATCGAGGGCTACAGTGCGTCCGTCCTGAGCCTCGACTCGAAGGGACTTTGCAAATCTACTTCTGCCTTCGACAGTGCTGCGTGGCTTGCTAAGCAGCGTCTGCTCATGAACGTGTTGCGTAGGGTAAAGGGGATGCAGTCCGTCTACAGCGAGCGGGTTGGCAGCGGTGACTTCTTCGAGGCAGCGTTTTCCTTCGCAATTGTCAAGAAGGTGTCGTCCCAACAAGCGGCGGAGTGGAATATTACGAGTGTGGCCACTGCGCAACGGACGTACGGGGTTGTGGACCTTCTTCAGCCAGAACCAACAGTTGTTCAGTTCAAGATGGATGGCTGCCTCCTGTTTGGCCACCGCATCGCCGGCGTCGAGTACCGCGCACTTCGCAGCGAGGCAGAGTTCAAGACCGTGCTGACGAGTGCGCAGGTCAACGCCAACATCGTACTTGGCCGCCTGGCcgacgctgtcgccgctgacCCCGACAACGAGGCCGCAGCAAATGAACAAGAATCTGTCCTTCAGGTAATAACGTGTGTGCTGACGCACCGCAAGACCGGCCCTGTCTCACTACAGGAGCAGATGGTGGAGCCTGCCGAGGCGGTCTACAAgcgggaggcggagagggacgTCATGTCCTCTGATGACGAAGATGACACGGACCTGCCTACAGTGTTTCGCTCGCACAACGTGCCGTCTGGGTGCAGTGACATCATTATGAACTGTCTAACTTGCATTGGTGCTCAGCAAAGCCACGGCCTGTGGGCCGCTGCACTGGAACGCAACCAACGTATCGTCCCCACAGCCCTTTTCGAGACCGCCTTTGGCGGTCCGGCATACACGGTGATTCTCGCCAGTATAGATCCCACAAAGGTCGAGTCTGCCGCGGCACTTGACACGCAGTCCGCCATGTCCCTCAAACtacaccgccgcccccttaACGGGTCTGCTCGCCGCTTTATCCAATGCTCCAAGTACGTGACAGTGGCCCTGCAGACGAAGTTGAGCGGCACAATTCCCCCATccgacgcgcagcagcgcgacttGAAGGCTGAGATTCACAAGCGCGCTATGGGACTCGATTCGCTGGGCAAAATGCTGAGTTCCCTCGAAACGAATGGATTCAGAGTATCAGGCACCACCTCGTTTGCCCAGGTGCACCGCGCAGAAGCATGCGCACGCAAAAGTTAA